The sequence below is a genomic window from Spirochaetota bacterium.
AGTCCTTTATTGTCAGTTTATTCATTATCTCTATATTTATCCCAAATTTTTCAGAAAGAGATTTCTTCTGATCGTCCCTCATGGATGATATCATCTTGATTATCTCATTTATCTTTTCTTTGCTTTCTTCTGATAGTAGGTTCAGGACTTTATCTGCATCGGATTTATAATATGCGTTAGTAAATAAATCGAATGCCTCCTCCGGTGTGAGGGCTCCCTCTAATTTGCATGAAAGTGGGACAATTGAGATAGCAAAAAGAATCATCAAAAGTGTCTTTAATATGCGCACTTGAATCCCCTCTTTGAAGCATCTATTATCATATTATCTATTAACCTTGTAGTTCCGAAATATGCTGCAATTGCAATAATTGACTTCCCAGTGATTTTTTCAACTGGTTGTAGATTATAGTAATTCACTATAGAGATGTAGTCTATCATTTTCGGGTTTCCCATTTCTATTAATCCCTTCATCGCATCTGTTATTTTTATACATCTGTACTCTCCTGATTTTATCAATTTCTCAGCCATCTTCATACTCCTGTATATTGAAAGGGCATTCTTTCTCTCCACCTCACTAAGATGTTTATTGCGTGAACTCATAGCTAAGCCATCATCCTCTCTTATGATTGGAGCGATAATAATCCTTACAGGAAAATTGAGGTCAAGCACCATCTTCTCAATGCTAACCGCCTGTTGTATATCCTTTTGCCCAAATACGGAAATATCCGGCAAAACAATATTAAAGAGCTTACTCACTACTGTAAAAACACCCCTAAAGTGACCAGGTCTTGAAGCTCCACAAAGGTTTTCAGATAGCATCGTTACGTCTACATGGGTTAGATTCTCCTTATACATCTCATCCTCATTAGGGATAAACATTAGATCAACGCCAATTCCATCCGCTAATCTGCAATCTCTCTCCAAATCCTTGGGATAGGATTCAAAATCATTTTTATCATTGAATTGAAGCCTATTTACAAATATACTCATCACCTGGTAATCGCAATGTTGTTTGGATATTTCTACTAAGCTTAAGTGCCCCTTATGAAGGAATCCCATTGTAGGCACAAAACCTATTGTTTGTCCCCTCTTCCTTGCTTTGAATACATTTTCCCTTACTTCATCTATTTGTTGTACTATCTTCATGTGTTCCTCACTGTACCCTTATCTTCCTTGCGGATATCAGCATCATGTCGCCCATATAGAATTTTTTGGCCATATAGTCAGCGGTCTTTCTAATAATTGAACCGGCCTTCCCCACACCGCTCCCATAGGTTACATATTTCATCACCTGAAATCCCTTTGCTTCTAACAAATCCTTCAGTGTTTGGAAAGAAAAAAAATATAGATGTTCAGGAAAGTTATAAAATCGCCACCTTTGTTTGAAAAGTTTCATAAAGCTAATCCCCTCGATTCTACATGTGGAGATGTAGAGCATTCCATTATCATCCAGGTCATATTGTGCCTTTTCTAAAACTAGGTCAGGATGATGCATATGTTCAATCGTTGCCCAGAGTGTCATAAGGTGAAATTTATTTTTAAAATCAATCTCAAGGTAGTTGCCATGCATCACATCCAGAGACAATCCTCTGGCAAAATTGACACAATCCTTTGAAAGATCCACACCCCACGAGCGCCATCCACGATCTCTTAGGTAGTTTAAAAAATATCCTGCAGCGCAACCAATATCAAGAACATTCTTTTCGCTGTGTAATTTTTCCTCAAACTCAAAGAAAGCTAAATCCTTCAGATTGAGTTTGATTATCCTTTCAATCTCTGTCTTCATCTCAATGGAGAAATAATTATTGTAACCTCGATCCGTTCTTTTAGTAAAATATTCATTACCGTAATATCTCATTATCTCCCCCTCATCCGGCCGTGGATTGATGAACTCTAATCCACAATATGCGCATTGTGCAAGCTGGAATGATTCCCCCTTTGAAGATTCCTTTCTGAAAAGATTAATAAATTTGTTTGAATTGCAGATAATACATCTCTCAACCATCTCCATAATGTATCATGCCTCCAGATTCCAATCCTATAGTAATGAATGCTGTACTCAGTAGTTGCTGAAATATTTATAAACAATTATTAAAAAAATAGCCAATATGGATTGTCTGAATAAAAGCAAACCATAGGGTAGTAAATCCGTCAAGTAAAAGGATATTGAATTGAGAGCCACGAATATGTATATTAAAGATCCTTGAATGGATGTTAATGGAGAATGAATGATTATGATCGTATATTTTTCAATTCCCCTCTGTCACTCATTCCTGGTTATCCCAGCATTGTTTATAGCCTAATCGCCTCCACTTTCATCATGTAGGATGTGTTCAGCATTAGAGATAGCTGAAAAAGTAGTGCAGAGGAATAAATTAATACGACGTGAAAAGTAATCCTAATGTAATCTATTTTTGCTTTGCACGATATTCATTTCTATATTTTATCACCTCATCTAATAACTTTTTAGGGTACAATTTACCTGCCATTTTATTCCAAATTGGTCTCGTCCTTTTTTTGAAGACCTTAATCTCATCTGGTGTCATTTTCACCTCTGTGCAGCCATATTTTATCATCCCCATTTTCGATTCTTCCAGAACTTTATTCGCTTCAACATCAAGGGTCTTTTCTAACTTCCATGACAATTTTTCAATCCTCTTCCTGTATTCAATTGGTAGTTTGTTCCATTTTTCCATTACAACCATAAATAGATACTGATCGTATCTTATTGGTAGTGGGTTTAGGTACTTTGTAATTGTATAGAGCTGCGCTGCCAACCACCAGGCTGATGGGGATATAGCCCCATCGACGACCCCAGACCTCATTGATGGAACAACCTCAGGCACGTTTACTGGGATTGGGCTAGCCCCAAGAGCCTTCAACACCTCAACCTCTAGGGGACCATGCCAGGTTAATATTTTACTCTTTCTAAAGTCTTCAGGGGTTCTCAAAGGGTATTTTGCTGAATAGAAATGCTCATCTGCGCTCATCCAAAATAGAAGCTTAAAACCATTTTTCTCAGTGATTTTATATATTGTGGGCCTCATCCTATCTCTTATATAACGCGCTTCATCTAAACCGTCAAAGATAAAGGGAAGCTCCATCACAGAGATGCCGGGACAGATGGACTCATTGCCTGTCCCTGAAATCATGGATGCTTGGAGTTGACCAATCCTCATCTTTGCAACATAATCCTCCTCATCATCCATTGTCCCACCAAGATACCAAATAAATTATAAATTTAACTACCAGCTATGCTGGTAAGTTTGGAAGAGTTCCACCTATTATTAGCTTAAAAAATTATTAGTTTAGAAGAAGTTAAAAATTTTTCCTCCTGAACAAAAATAT
It includes:
- the panC gene encoding pantoate--beta-alanine ligase yields the protein MKIVQQIDEVRENVFKARKRGQTIGFVPTMGFLHKGHLSLVEISKQHCDYQVMSIFVNRLQFNDKNDFESYPKDLERDCRLADGIGVDLMFIPNEDEMYKENLTHVDVTMLSENLCGASRPGHFRGVFTVVSKLFNIVLPDISVFGQKDIQQAVSIEKMVLDLNFPVRIIIAPIIREDDGLAMSSRNKHLSEVERKNALSIYRSMKMAEKLIKSGEYRCIKITDAMKGLIEMGNPKMIDYISIVNYYNLQPVEKITGKSIIAIAAYFGTTRLIDNMIIDASKRGFKCAY
- a CDS encoding class I SAM-dependent methyltransferase, giving the protein MEMVERCIICNSNKFINLFRKESSKGESFQLAQCAYCGLEFINPRPDEGEIMRYYGNEYFTKRTDRGYNNYFSIEMKTEIERIIKLNLKDLAFFEFEEKLHSEKNVLDIGCAAGYFLNYLRDRGWRSWGVDLSKDCVNFARGLSLDVMHGNYLEIDFKNKFHLMTLWATIEHMHHPDLVLEKAQYDLDDNGMLYISTCRIEGISFMKLFKQRWRFYNFPEHLYFFSFQTLKDLLEAKGFQVMKYVTYGSGVGKAGSIIRKTADYMAKKFYMGDMMLISARKIRVQ
- the dctP gene encoding TRAP transporter substrate-binding protein DctP, with the translated sequence MWYLGGTMDDEEDYVAKMRIGQLQASMISGTGNESICPGISVMELPFIFDGLDEARYIRDRMRPTIYKITEKNGFKLLFWMSADEHFYSAKYPLRTPEDFRKSKILTWHGPLEVEVLKALGASPIPVNVPEVVPSMRSGVVDGAISPSAWWLAAQLYTITKYLNPLPIRYDQYLFMVVMEKWNKLPIEYRKRIEKLSWKLEKTLDVEANKVLEESKMGMIKYGCTEVKMTPDEIKVFKKRTRPIWNKMAGKLYPKKLLDEVIKYRNEYRAKQK